The following coding sequences are from one Ornithodoros turicata isolate Travis chromosome 1, ASM3712646v1, whole genome shotgun sequence window:
- the LOC135377293 gene encoding uncharacterized protein LOC135377293, with protein MRDFGNAGCSSRAVPSDRCTSTTPHRADTLVGSTFGGSVVPQTVTDAGRNACFASSTSEIRPSNSSFADSAEVDNVVPCSSGCDELAGSRASPVPITAAVTPSRSSSFDTGNVHQTQSQRTSSVNGRRIVEIDHFFSSLQSLSVHSPFGCGLADMEIVSEHRRGLCSSFSLKCRMCLRKDVVTTEAPVDQLVQQRMDVNSSAVNGIVSIGSGFSGLRELLGALDIPGMAGSTYSKYQDIVAKGIDETAWEEIRKAGIEEARLAREAGDVDADGFPIITVVADGAWCKRSYKNKYDALSGLAVIVGYRTKKVLFLGVRNKFCTLCASSKAGSSPKKHLCFKNWDSSSTSMEKDIVVEGFRRSIELHGVKYVQLIADGDSSTYKSILEAAPYQHQVVQKVECRNHLLRNYVSRLRDVALAKRTTPIPPSLKKLLLDNAVRLRVGVARAIHYRKEQAEFSKQDQIRNLVADIRNGPLHVFGDHAKCAGYFCSGPKEGEVNHVPELRKCGLFNEILVAMSRLANNGSSLILDVNNNAAEHFNSLVAKFSGGKRINFSQRGSFGMRASGAVVSFNSKQYHRALHKAVYNTSPGKYAKIMLKRKAAVRAACIRHRSSGAARCKRSLEGAPCKRASSDNHYGSIVDAPDMNHDDYVEAAAAYKDSLVLSQPDAEQLEADTRGQEGRTLWMQERRKRLTASNFGKVCKMRDATSSASTVRSLLYGHFDTEALRYGRDTEPIAIAKLQDELGVTVSPCGLVVDQEFAYLAATPDGLVGDDTVVEVKCPYSARPLTPVEGVRAKKITFCTIDNSGNISLKENHDYHYQVQGQLHITRRQFCLFVVYSGEEIFVQKIERNDGFCSKMIGHLQLFYSHSLLPELVDPRQSRGLQLRDNKKSDHQVASLCDAAKTTSNQGDSSRKRRKTGKDNSPAAVL; from the exons atgagagattttggtaatgcaggatgctccagccgtgctgttcccagtgatcgttgcacttcgacgactccacatcgcgcagatacccttgtaggctcaacctttggtggtagtgttgttcctcaaactgtaactgatgccggtcggaatgcttgtttcgcttcgagcacaagcgaaattcgtccttcaaattcgtcatttgctgattcagctgaggtagataatgtagtcccctgcagttcaggttgtgacgagcttgccggttccagagcaagtcccgttccaatcactgccgctgttacacccagtcgatcttcatctttcgatactggcaatgttcaccagacacagagtcagcgcacaagcagtgtgaatggtcggcgtatagtggagattgatcacttcttctcgtctttgcaaagtttgtcggtacatagtccgtttggttgcggcctggctgacatggaaattgtatcagaacatcggcgaggtctgtgtagctctttcagtttgaagtgcaggatgtgtctgaggaaagatgtagtcacaacagaggcaccagttgatcaacttgttcaacaacgcatggacgtcaattcctcagcagtgaacggtatcgtgtctataggttctggtttctcaggccttcgcgagctcctaggtgctctggacatacccggcatggctggtagcacgtacagtaagtatcaggatattgttgctaaaggaatcgacgaaacagcttgggaagaaataagaaaagcaggcattgaggaagctcggttagctagggaggctggggacgtcgatgctgacggttttcctataattacggtcgttgccgatggtgcttggtgcaaacgttcatacaagaacaagtacgacgctctttctggcttg gctgtaattgttgggtaccgcacaaagaaagtactgttcctaggcgtccggaacaaattttgtacactgtgcgcaagttccaaggcagggtcgagcccaaaaaagcatctgtgcttcaagaactgggacagcagctctaccagtatggagaaggatatcgtcgttgaaggcttcaggcgcagcattgagttgcacggggtaaagtacgtgcagttgatcgctgacggtgattcgagcacatacaagtcaattcttgaagctgcaccgtaccagcatcaggtagttcagaaggtagaatgtcgcaaccaccttcttcgaaactatgtaagtcgtcttcgagatgttgctttggcaaagagaacaacccccattccGCCATCgttgaagaagctacttctggataatgctgttcgactaagagttggagttgctagggctattcactatcgcaaagagcaggccgagttcagcaaacaagatcagattcggaacctggtggctgatatccgtaatgggccactccatgtgttcggcgaccacgcaaaatgtgcgggttacttttgcagtggtccaaaagaaggggaagtcaatcacgtcccagagctcaggaaatgcggacttttcaatgaaatccttgtagcgatgagtcgtttggcaaacaatggtagcagcttgatccttgacgttaacaataatgctgcagaacatttcaattctctcgttgcaaagttttctggcggtaaaagaataaacttttcccagaggggatcattcggaatgcgggcttcaggagctgtcgtgtctttcaactctaagcagtaccatcgtgctctacataaggcagtgtacaacaccagccctgggaagtatgcaaaaattatgctgaagcgtaaagcagctgttcgtgctgcttgcataaggcatcggagttctggggctgctcgctgtaagcgttcacttgaaggtgcgccttgcaagcgtgcttccagcgacaaccactatggttccatagtggatgctccagacatgaaccacgatgactatgttgaagctgctgcggcgtacaaggattcccttgtgctctcccaaccagatgcagagcagctcgaggctgatactcgaggtcaagaagggagaactttgtggatgcaggagaggcgaaagcgactcaccgcttctaattttggcaaggtatgcaagatgcgagatgcaacgagcagtgcaagtactgttcgttccttgctctatggtcattttgacactgaggctctccgatatggtcgcgacactgagcccattgcaattgctaagctgcaggatgagttaggggtgactgtttcaccatgcggccttgttgttgatcaggagtttgcataccttgctgcaacacctgatgggcttgtcggtgatgacactgtcgtggaagtgaagtgcccttattcggctcggccccttacccctgtggagggagtgcgggcaaaaaaaatcaccttttgcactattgataactctggtaatatttcgttgaaggaaaaccatgactaccactatcaggtgcagggacagctccacatcactcgacgtcagttttgtctttttgtggtatattctggcgaggaaatttttgtccagaagatcgagagaaatgatggcttctgtagcaaaatgattggccaccttcaactgttctactcgcatagccttctaccggagttggttgaccctcgtcagtcccgtgggctgcagctcagagataacaagaagagtgaccatcaggttgcctcgctctgtgatgccgccaaaacaacttccaatcagggcgattcatccagaaagagacggaagactggtaaagataactcacctgccgctgttctgtaa